In a genomic window of Arthrobacter woluwensis:
- a CDS encoding right-handed parallel beta-helix repeat-containing protein: MKRRTSTIGAILASSGVLLATGLAPAVALPGEVTAPTGIQAAVQTATSYYVDPAGSDTADGRSPGTAWKSLSKVSAQTFGPGDRVLFKAGGQWTGQLATHGSGAPGLPIVVGVYGTGAKPRIDGAGAVDAAVKVENEHDITIDGLEVTNTSGGAIPRIGIQVTARDYGAVDGVTVRNSYVHGIQGATSGNDSSNPSVGGIIVSALGSTTPTFYRGLRIEGNEVADSRSYGIVTWSSWMQREGWNDLWDFMPVPAGGYRTWTPSTGTVVTGNTVHDISAGGITVMQAQGARIDHNRVDKTAQNHGNVGIWWAGADDTVVEYNEVSGTKYWGLASDGNGFDADASVHRSLVQYNYSHDNEGGFFIAVSTGTGPAEATIRYNVSQGDGNQIFALSTNAKNIDIYNNTIWTPLTPFIANNPDRAEFSMVKVWNTSVSNVSFRNNIIYNGAGLAYRDSAAVTYDRNFYQSGPIPARERAALSGTAGLSAPGAATSINDLAGYAPTAGSPVTAQGLDIPFDGGRDVRGTLLPSGMADLGAVQSTAGAGLNEAAPTVTTSFGNGQSTVPAAIADGSDLTPWASPSSGVQFPGNITLEFANPRSVKAVELATIFGTGQGIKTVDVQSWDGAAWVTQLSNAQLSWTGNSAAVERKTVQLPSAVTTGKIRLVVKAANLTWGNLAVSEISTR; this comes from the coding sequence ATGAAGCGACGGACCAGCACCATCGGTGCCATCCTTGCCAGCAGCGGTGTCCTCCTGGCGACAGGCCTGGCTCCCGCCGTGGCCTTGCCGGGAGAGGTCACTGCACCGACCGGGATCCAGGCGGCAGTGCAGACCGCCACCAGTTACTACGTCGACCCGGCGGGCAGCGACACGGCGGACGGCCGGTCCCCGGGAACCGCGTGGAAGAGCCTGTCCAAGGTCTCGGCCCAGACGTTCGGACCGGGGGACCGGGTCCTGTTCAAGGCCGGCGGGCAGTGGACCGGCCAGCTCGCCACGCACGGCTCCGGCGCGCCGGGCCTGCCGATCGTCGTCGGCGTCTATGGAACCGGGGCCAAGCCGCGGATCGACGGCGCGGGCGCCGTGGACGCCGCCGTGAAGGTGGAGAACGAGCACGACATCACCATCGACGGGCTGGAGGTGACCAATACGAGCGGGGGCGCTATCCCGCGGATCGGCATCCAGGTCACGGCGCGCGACTACGGAGCGGTGGACGGGGTGACGGTCCGGAACAGCTACGTTCACGGCATCCAGGGCGCCACGAGCGGCAACGACTCCTCGAATCCGTCGGTGGGCGGGATCATCGTGTCCGCCCTCGGCTCCACGACCCCCACCTTCTACCGGGGCCTCCGGATCGAAGGCAACGAGGTGGCCGACTCGCGCTCCTACGGCATTGTGACGTGGTCCTCCTGGATGCAGCGCGAAGGCTGGAACGACCTGTGGGACTTCATGCCGGTTCCCGCAGGCGGCTACCGCACCTGGACGCCGAGCACGGGCACGGTCGTCACGGGAAACACCGTCCATGACATCTCCGCCGGCGGCATCACGGTGATGCAGGCCCAGGGCGCCCGGATCGACCACAACCGGGTGGACAAGACCGCCCAGAACCACGGCAACGTCGGCATCTGGTGGGCCGGCGCGGATGACACGGTGGTCGAATACAACGAGGTGTCCGGCACCAAGTACTGGGGACTGGCGAGCGATGGCAACGGCTTCGACGCCGACGCCTCCGTGCACCGCAGCCTGGTGCAGTACAACTACAGCCACGACAACGAGGGCGGCTTCTTCATCGCCGTCTCCACCGGCACAGGTCCCGCGGAGGCGACCATCCGCTACAACGTGAGCCAGGGCGACGGCAATCAGATCTTCGCGCTGTCCACGAACGCGAAGAACATCGACATCTACAACAACACCATCTGGACCCCGTTGACGCCGTTCATCGCCAACAACCCGGACCGCGCCGAATTCAGCATGGTCAAGGTCTGGAACACCTCAGTCTCCAACGTCAGCTTCCGCAACAACATCATCTACAACGGCGCGGGCCTCGCCTACCGCGACTCCGCCGCGGTGACCTACGACCGGAACTTCTACCAGAGCGGACCCATCCCGGCCCGTGAACGCGCCGCCCTCAGCGGAACGGCGGGTCTGAGCGCGCCCGGTGCGGCCACCTCGATCAACGACCTCGCCGGGTACGCCCCGACCGCGGGATCGCCCGTCACCGCGCAGGGACTGGACATCCCGTTCGACGGCGGCCGGGACGTCCGCGGCACGCTGCTGCCCTCGGGCATGGCGGACCTCGGCGCGGTGCAGTCGACCGCGGGCGCGGGCCTGAACGAGGCGGCGCCGACGGTGACGACGAGCTTCGGCAACGGTCAGTCCACCGTGCCGGCCGCCATCGCCGACGGCAGCGATCTGACCCCCTGGGCGAGTCCGTCCAGTGGGGTCCAGTTCCCCGGGAACATCACCCTGGAGTTCGCGAATCCCCGGAGCGTGAAGGCCGTGGAGCTGGCGACCATCTTCGGCACGGGTCAGGGCATCAAGACCGTCGACGTGCAGAGCTGGGACGGCGCCGCCTGGGTCACGCAGCTCTCCAACGCTCAGCTGAGCTGGACCGGGAACTCCGCGGCCGTCGAACGCAAGACGGTCCAGCTGCCGTCCGCCGTGACGACGGGCAAGATCCGGCTGGTCGTCAAGGCGGCCAATCTGACCTGGGGCAATCTGGCGGTCAGCGAGATCTCGACGCGCTGA
- a CDS encoding alkaline phosphatase family protein, with amino-acid sequence MPAAKKQHILVIGVDGCRHDSLLKAHTPHLDALAGQGFLVPVRVDERNPTISGPVWSTVASGVYSDLHGIRDNQLAGHRLEEYPDFLSRVREHLPGATTFAAAAWGPLVTESAGGPVFAPGGYRPGLPVDSEEGELDVIEVMDEAVTSRVARMLLHDAPTVTFAYLLQVDMVGHHEGVTPRYQEAIERCDEQIGVMLAAIEQRPTRGEEDWTVIVLTDHGHRDAGHHGGDSDEERTAWMCAAGPGIGGPGQRTDVDHADVHPHILSLLGVEPEPSWGLVGSPLG; translated from the coding sequence ATGCCCGCAGCGAAGAAGCAGCACATCCTGGTGATCGGCGTGGACGGCTGCCGTCACGACAGCCTCCTGAAGGCCCACACCCCGCATCTCGACGCGCTGGCAGGGCAGGGATTCCTCGTGCCGGTGCGCGTCGACGAGCGCAACCCGACCATCTCCGGGCCGGTCTGGTCCACGGTCGCGAGCGGCGTCTACTCGGACCTCCACGGCATCCGGGACAACCAGCTCGCGGGCCATCGGCTGGAGGAGTACCCGGACTTCCTCAGCCGCGTGCGGGAGCACCTGCCCGGGGCCACCACGTTCGCCGCGGCCGCCTGGGGACCCCTCGTGACGGAGTCTGCCGGGGGTCCGGTCTTCGCGCCGGGCGGCTACCGGCCCGGCCTGCCGGTCGACTCCGAGGAGGGGGAGCTGGACGTCATCGAGGTCATGGACGAGGCGGTCACGTCCCGGGTGGCGCGCATGCTGCTCCACGACGCGCCGACGGTCACGTTCGCGTATCTTCTCCAGGTCGACATGGTCGGGCACCACGAGGGCGTCACCCCGCGCTACCAGGAGGCGATCGAACGCTGCGACGAGCAGATCGGGGTCATGCTCGCAGCGATCGAACAGCGTCCCACTCGGGGCGAAGAAGACTGGACCGTGATCGTCCTGACCGACCACGGCCATCGCGACGCCGGGCACCACGGCGGCGACAGCGACGAGGAACGCACGGCCTGGATGTGCGCCGCCGGCCCCGGCATCGGCGGACCCGGGCAGCGCACTGATGTGGACCATGCGGACGTCCACCCGCACATCCTGTCCCTGCTCGGGGTCGAACCCGAACCGTCCTGGGGACTCGTGGGGAGCCCGCTCGGCTGA